The genomic interval TGCTTGGTCGGCGCAAAGGTCGCGGTTTGCAACGCGAGACGATGTTCTCCTTGCATCAGCTCCGCGATGAATACCAACTCGCGCCGATTGTCGTACGTCACGCGATTTGCAAAATCGAGCGCGCGAACCTGGGTCGAAGCGAGCGGCGCGGCGCGCACATTTTCTTGGCTTGAAGCCAGCAACTTGCCATCGAGTGTTTCGAGCGACCAACGAATCACGCCTTCCCAGGTTTCGCGCAGATCGCTCGTCACGTGAAGCGTTTGCATGGGCGGCTGGTCTTCGATGGAAAGCAAAAGCGGCGCATAGAATCGGCGCGCGGCATAGTGCAACGCTTTCCAACGCCCGAAATAATCCAGACTCGACCAGGATGCGACTTGCCAACAATCGTTGAGTTGCCAATACAGCGTGCCGGCAACGCGATGCATATTTCGCCGCCAATGCTCGACGCCGTAGCGAATGCCTTCAGCTTGGAGCACCATCGTCAAGTAAACGAGCGAGTCGAAATCTTTGGGCAGTCGAAACGTATCGAGCATCTGCCCAACCATCAAACTGTTGCCGTTTCCATTTTTCTGGTGCTGTTCCATGATGTACGAGGTCATGTTCCAGTCTGCTTGATCGGCGAACGTCCGAATCGTCGCGAGCGGCGGCAATGCCTGGAATCCAAACTCACTCATAAAGCGAGGAAACTGATCGCGGTACGCGGTGAACGGTTTTCGCCCGTGCCACACGTCCCAGTAATGCGCGTCGCCGCGTTCCTGTCCGTTCGGATTTTCAAACGGCGTGTACGACGTGGGCGAGCTGGGCAAATAAAAACGAGCGGGGTCATGTGCCGCGCACCATTCCGGCAACGTGTGATGAAAGAACTGCACGTACGCGTCTTGCAAATCGCTCAAGTCGGGACGATTCCAACCGCGCGGCGCGTAGAGCCATTCGATCTCGTTGTTACCGCACCACATCGCCAAACACGCGCGATGGCGCACGCGCCGGATGTTTTGGATCGCTTCGACGCGAACGTTTTCGACAAACCCAGGATCGTCGAGCGGATAAACATTGCATGCAAAGATAAATTCTTGCCACACGAGAATGCCGTAGCGGTCGCACAAATCGTAAAAGCGTTCCTCTTCGTACAAGCCGCCGCCCCACACACGCAGCATATTTTGATGCGAGTCGGCGGTCGCGCGAATCAATCCTTCCAAGTGCGCGTCGCCGATGCGCGTCGGGAATGAATCCGCCGGAATCCAATTCGACCCCTTGGCAAATATCGGCACACCGTTCACGACGAACGCGAACGATTGCCCCCATGGATCGTCTTCGCGGCGCACCTCGATCGTTCGCAGACCGATGCGATACTCGCGGCGATCCACGATCACATTGTCGTGTGCGATGGTCACTTGAACAGCGTAGAGTGGTTGCGCGCCATAGCCGTTGGGGTACCACAGTTGCGGGTTCGCGATTGGGATTTGCAGAGTCCCCTGATTGCTCGCGGGAATCGTCGCGCGCACATCCCAGGTCGCGCCGTCCGGCGCAGTGACGCGCATCGTCGCGGCAAGCGGCGCATCACTCCAGCGCTCGACGACGATCCGCGCCTCGATGGTCGCGTTGCCGTCGGCGTGGTGTTGGCGCAAATGTACTTCTTCGAGTCGCGCGTCGGTGTATCCATCTAAACGCAGGTCTTTCCAAATTCCAATCGGCGGAAGTTGCGGACCCCAGTCCCAACCGAACTGGCACGGCGCTTTGCGAAGGTACGGTCCGCCGGGAATTGGGTGCGAGGTGCCAGGGAGCGCGCGCACCTTTTGCTTTTCGGCGATGTACCGCACCGACGAATCAAAAATGATTTGCAATTCGTTCGCATCTGCGCGCAACCATCGTTTAACATCCCAGGTGTACTGCCGGAACATATTGTCGGTCCGACCCAGCTCCTGCCCGTTGAGCTTGATCGTCGCGAGCGTGTCGAGTCCATCGCAGACGAGCCGGACGTGATCCTCGTTTAGCAATTCGGGCGCGCACGAAAACGTGCGGCGATATTCCCAGTCGGATTCGGCAACCCACTTGACGCGCTGTTCATTGTCGCCCACAAAGGGATCGGGGATTTTGTTTGCCGCGAGCAAATCGGTGTGAACACCACCGGGGACGTTTGCCGGCAACCACTCGGTTGTCCCCACTCGGCGAAATTGCCAAGCACCTTTTAGTGATTGTGAAAGCATCTGCCTTTTCTCCTAACGCGCCCACGCCGAAACTAAACTGATGTTTTTCCACGAAGGACACAAAGGGACACCAGATTTATTTCTTCTTCGTGTTCCTTCGTGTCCTTCGTGGGCGAAAAATTTTCCCGACCCTCTCCGCCTCTCCGAATCCGACGACTGTTTCGCAAGAGAGGCGAGAGAGGGCGAAGGAGGAGAAGAGCAAAATCACGCTGTGCCCCATCCATGCAAACGCGGCACATCGGTCATCAAGCGTTTGGTGTACTCGTGTTGCGGATTTGCTAACACATACTCAACCGGTCCCTTTTCGACCAATTCGCCGTTATACATGACCAGGATGCGGTCGCTCAAATAGTACGCCTGCCCCAGGTCGTGCGTGATGAACAGAATCGTCGTGTTATGCCGCTTGCGGAGATCGAGCAATAGATTCAGCACGGTGACGCGCAGCGATGCGTCGAGCATACTCGTCGGCTCATCCGCGATCAACAACTTGGGTCCCACGACCAACGCGCGCGCGATCATCACGCGCTGCACCTGCCCGCCCGAAAGTTGATGGGGCAATTTGTTCAACACGTCGTCGGGGTCCAAGCCCACTTCGCGCAGACTTGCTTCGACGCGCGGCAAACGTTCCGTGTCCGTCAAGCGATGATCGAGCACGTTCAACGCGTTGCCCAGAACGCGGCGAATCGTGTAAAACTGATTGAACGCGGCGAACGGGTCTTGAAAAACGCCTTGCACTTTTTGCCAATATTTTTTAAGGTCGTCCGTGCGCTTGAGTTGCGTGACATCGTCGCCGTCCAACAAAATACTGCCACTCGACACATCCAACAAACGCAACAAGAGCCGTGCGAGCGTGGACTTGCCGCTGCCGCTTTCGCCGACGATGGCGACGATCTCGCCGGGTTGCACCGTGAACGACACGCGATCCACTGCGCGCACGCCGCGTGCGCCATGACCAAACACGCGTGAGAGGTCGCGCGTTTCGAGAAGAGGAACCTGGGATGGTTGCGCGCTCATCGCTGTTTCTCCTTCGCGATTTGGAATTGTTCGTGCAGCAACCAGCACGCGGCAAAGCGTTCCTCGCTGCCGAAAATGGGCGGCTCTTCACGCGCGCAAATCTCTAGCGCGTGCGGGCAGCGCGGTTGAAAGCGACAACCGCTCGGAGGACGACGCAGATCGGGCGGCGCACCCAGGATGCCGTCGAGACGACACGCTCGCACGCGCGGATCGGGATCGAGCGTCGAACAAATCAGCGCCTTGGTGTAGGGATGCTGGGGCGAGTCCACAATTTCTCTCGTCGTGCCGATCTCGGCAAGTTTGCCCGCATACATCACCACGATGCGATGCGCGATGTTGCTCAACATCGGCAAGTCGTGCGTGATGAACGCAATGCGCGTGATGAAACGACATTCCAAGAGCAACTGCAAAAGCAAGATGAGTTGCTTTTGCGACGACACGTCGAGCGCGGAGGTCGGCTCGTCCGCGATCAACACCTTGGGGTTGAGCAACGTCGAAATCACTGCGACGACGCGCTGGCGCATTCCGCCGCTCAATTGATGCGGGTAACTTTCGAGCACGCGCGACGGCAACGACACTTGCTCCAATCGCTCGCGCGCTTGCTCGATTGCCGCGCGCGATTGAATCGTGGGATCGTGCGCGCGCACGACATCCACGACGACATCGCGGACGCGCGCGGTTGGATTCAGCGAATTCATCGCGCGTTGTGGAAGCAACGCAACTTTTTTGCCATGCCACGCGCGCGGCGCGTCAAGTTGATGGGTCAGCGGAAGCGTTTCGCCGTCGAGCGACATTTCGCCGCTCTTGACGAGGAGCGGTGCGCGCGCGGTCAACGCCATCACCGCGGCGAGTGTGGACTTGCCGCATCCCGATTCGCCGGCGATGCCCAGCACTTCGCCCTCGCGAATGGCGAACGAAACGCCGTCTACAGCTTTAACTTCGGGACCCGTGCCAACCGCATAGTAGGCGCGGACGTTTTTGACAATCATCTCGTCATACTCCCGTGATGCGTGATACGTGAAACGTGAAACGTAAAACGTAAACAGGTAGACAGGTATACAAGTAAAGCGTAAAGCGTGAAACGTGAACTGAATACTGAATACTGAACACTGTCTCACTGTCCTACTGTTTACTATCCACTATGCCTTTCGCAGACGCGGGTTCAACAACTCGTCCACGCTTGATTGCAACAACAAAAGCGAAAAGGCAATCAGGGTGAGGAACAACGCGGGCGGCACAAAGCCCCACCATGCCCCGGTGCGGACCGATTCCCACAACAACGCCCAGTGCAACATTTGCCCCAGCGAGATCGTGTCACTCGGACCCAAGCCCAGCATACTCAACGTCGCTTCTTGCAAGATGCCGGTGTTGAGTTGCAGGACGAATGCCATCACGACGTACGACAACATGTAGGGCAAGATTTCCCAGATGATCAATCCAAAAGTTGCCGCGCCGGAGAGACGCGCAATGTCCACGTGCTCGCGCGTGCGCAGACTGCTCGTTTGCGCGCGCACCGCGCGCGCCGTCCAGGGCCAACTGGTTAGCCCGATGATCAATCCCATCGCGACGATGGAACGCGTGCTAATCGCAATCGAAAGCAAAATCAAAATCACGATGGAGGGAATCGTGATCACCACGTTGGTCGTCGCCATCAACACCTCTTCGACGATGCCGCCAATGTAACCCGCCAACGTCCCGATCACTAGTCCGATCAAGATGGCTTCTGCGCCGGCAATCGCTCCGATGATGAGCGACGTGCGAATGCCGTGCATTAACTGGGTGAACACATCGCGTCCGAAATTGTCCGTGCCCAGCCACGCTTTTTCCGAGGGGTGGTCGTACAGCCCGCCAACCGTCGCCAACGGTTTGTCCCTGCCCAGGATCACCGGACCGAGAAAACCAAAACTGATGACCAAGCACAACATGATCACGCTGAACAAAAATCGCCGGTTGAGGCGCATGAGATTCGCCATGGTGACTCCTTACCGTTCCCCGGATGTGCGCGCGCGAATGCGCGGATCAATAAAGCCGTATGCCAGGTCAACTAGAAAATTCGCCGCCAAGACCGCGACCATTAGCAAGAGGGTGATTCCTTGAATGACCGGATAATCGTTTTGGCGAATCGAGCCGAACAGCAAACTGCCGATCCCAGGGTACGAAAAGACGACCTCGGTGATGAGCGCGCCGCTCACCATCGAGCCAATCGCCAAAGCCAACCCGGTGACCTGGGGCAACATCGCGTTGCGAAAAATGTAGGCGATGATCCGGTTGTCGGCGACGCCCAGACTGCGCGAGTAACGCACGTAATCCGCGTCCAGCTCGTAGATAGACATGGCGCGCATACCAATCGCTTGCCCACCGATAAAAATCAACACGAGCGAGCCAAATGGCAGAATGTAGTGTTCCGACACACTCCGCACAAATTCCCAACTCCAGGTTGGCGTCAGCGCAAAACTATAACCGCCCGCGGCGGGAAAGATATTCCAGTACACGGCGAACAGATAGAGCAGGATGATGGACAAACAATAGTACGGCATACTCGATATGAACATGAACGTTGGAAACACGCCGCGATCCAACCAGCCGCCCTTGTAAGCGACCAGCACACCCAGGACATTGCCCAGCGTCCAGCCGACGAGAATCGCCGGCAGTTGGAGCGCAATCGTCCACGGCAACGCCTGCGCGATCAGGTCTTGCACACGCGACGGGGAACGCGCGAACGAGATTCCCAGGTCACCCCGCGTCAAGTTTCGCACATAGAGCAGGAACTGCATCCACATCGGTTGATCCAGCCCGAATTCGCTGATGTAGGCGGCGTAAACTTTTTGCGCGGTCTCGCTGCTCAACGTTCCACCCGTTGCCATCTCGCCGACGATGACATCTACTGGATTACCTGGGATTAGTCGGGGCAATAAAAAGTTGAGAGTCAAGGCAATGCAAAATGCCAGCATGAACCAAAGGATTTTGTTGAGCAGATAACTTTGAAATCGCGTCATCTTTTCCCGCCTTGGTTTGGGGATAGGAGGTTGGAGTTTGGATGTTGGACGTTAGAGGTTGCGGATGGCGGAATGCAAATCGGAAAATCGTTGTTGTCCGCAAATCTCCACCATCCAATTTCCAACTTCCAACCTCCAACCTCTAACGTCCAACTTCCAACCTCTAACTTCCAACTCTACTTCGGCTTGATCTTGTAGAGGATTTTGATCCCGGCTTGTTGGTGCATCGGCGGAGCCCAGGGATTGTCCGAAGTCGGAAAGCCCGTCCAGACCGTTTCATTGAATTCGTAGAACTCGAGCGGGCGGTACATCAACCCGATCCCAGGAATGTTCTCGATAAAGATTTTATCGAGTTGACCGAACAGTTGCTTCTGGGTTGCCTCGTCGGTTGCCGCGGCGGCTTTGTCCAGCAGTTCGTACGTGCCGGCTGGGGGTTTGAAGCGACCAAAGTTCCAGAACGCTTGAGTCCCGCGATCGGGCACATCGCGGTCGTCAATCATATCGCGGATGCGTTGCCACGGCGCGGCGGGTGTCGCGCCCGTGATGCCAAACAGGGCAAAGTCAAAGTCGCCGTTCCGCACGCGGCTCGTCACGACCGGTTGTTCGGGAAATTCGGTGTTGATGTCAATGCCGATTTCTTTCGCGCTTTGCGAGACCAGGGAGAGCGCGGTCATCCAGTCCGTCCAGCCGTACGGGGTGATGACTTTCCAGGGACCGAGGCGCGTGCCATCGGGCAACACATAGATTCCGTCCGCGCCTTTCTTGGCGGACAGTTCTTTTTCCAGAATCTCTTTGGCTTTTGCCGGATTGTACTCCCAGCCGAGACTCTTGGTTTGTTCGGCGTTAAAGTACTTGGCTTCGCCGCCGGTGGGGAGAATGAGACTGGATTGAACCGGCGCTGAATAGCGCGACATGGCAGTCTGCGCGATGAGCGGATAGTTGATCGAATACGCGAGCGCGCGGCGTACTTTGAGATTATCCAAGCCCTTCTTGCTTGTGTTGATGTGCATCATCGGGATGCTGCCGGGAATATAGTACGGTTCTTGTTTGAACCACGTACCCACCGGTTGTTTTTTCTGTTCCCACATCAACCAAATTTGCGGCGTGAACTGTTGCGAAATGTCCACTTCGCCGCGTTGAAAGGCGAGGTTGCCGTCGTCGTTGCTCTTGAAAATCGGATGGACGATGTACTTGGGCGCGGGAGCACCATAGATGGATTTGCCCCAGTAGTTGTCGTCACGCACCAACGCGACGCGCTCCGCCGAAGCAACCTGCAATTTGTAGGGACCCGAGCCGACTGGCGCGTTGTCTACGATTTGTGATAGAGCCGTGCCGGATTTTTCGCGTTCCGTCCAAATATGCTTGGGCAGAATACGCGTCGTCGCCAAACGTTGCTTGACGATCCCAGGGTTGATCACTTTGGGATCGAGTTTGAGTTGGATCGTGCGGTCGCCGGTAGACGTCATCTCAGTCACATAACGCCAAAAGTCACTATAGACCAGGTCCTTGTTCGTCTTGGCAAGTCCGAAGGTGTAGACCACGTCGTCCGTCGTGAGTGGTTTGCCATCCTGCCACTGCGTACCATTTTGCAACGTAATCACAACGGTCGTTGCGTCCGTGAATTTGTACTCTTTCGCGAGTAGCGGATCGAGATTACCGGTCGCCACGTTGAACGCGAACAATGTTTCATAAATCTGCTCGTGAATGCCGGTGCTGGGCCAGGCTGGAACGCCAGCCAGAGGATTGAAGGTTGCCGGTGGTCCCCACTGGAAGCCACCGATGTAGAGCGTTTCGTTGCGCGGGAGTTGACCCGGCGCGACCGGCGCAGAGGTTGGCGCGGGCGCTTTGGTCGCCGCGGCGGGCGCAGAGGTTGGCGCGGCAGCGGCTTTGGTCGGTTCCGCGGCGGCTTTGGTCGGCGCGGCGGCGGGGGGTTGAGTGGGCGCGGTTGTTGGCGCGGTAGTTGGAGTAGTGCACGCGCTCACAACGACAAGTCCAACCAACATCAACAACACGATACTCGCAATCAATTTTCGGTTCATCGCATCTCCTCCTTGAAAAGTTGAGTTGACTTTAGCACAAATCGTTCAAAGAATTTTCCAAGCTCTTCAACCACCTCCTCTCATGGGTACTTGCCAGACTACTGTCAAGGTTCGGAGCTTCGATTAGGGCTTTATTTTCAGTATGACGACGCGCGGGCAAGCGCATCGCGCGCAATGACGTGGGGTTGAAGAAAGAGGTTGCGAAAAACTTGCGATTGCGCCATTGCCACAAGTAGACCACCGTAGTGAGTAATTCGGACTGCCTTGTCCCTGGAGTGTGGTAGCTCTATACTGAATCGTGGAGTCAAAATGGGGCGATTGAAACACCTGCACTCCCGAAGGGGTGCGGTGCAAGTGTCGCTTTTGGTGGGCGTTCCGCCGCATTTCGCCCGCGTAGGCGGGCGACCAGCCAACGGCTCATGCGGGGCAATTTCAATTGCCAATGTCCAGACTATGCTCCACGATTTAATGGGGTGCTACCCCAGGAGTATTTGGCAATCAGGATAGCGCAGAATCGCACCGTTGCCCATCCTTCGTTTGGCGGATTGTAGACGGAAGGGCATCGCCGAAAGAAGCGGAAAAGGCGGAGGGCAGAAATTGACAACTTGCCCAACACGGATACAATCGCGGGTGTTGGGCAAGTTCGCCGTCTCGATTTGGAGGGCGTATGCGGAAATCCAGCAAGCCGGTTGTTAGGCACGACCGCGTGGTGACCGATGAGCCGGGCACACTCAACCCCATTCGCGTCGGTTCGCCGCAGTGGTTCGCGTGGCTCGACCAAACTCCAGGATTTGTTTTCGAGGGTGGCGCGGGGTACTTTACCGCGCGCCGCGAAACGCGACGCGGGATCGCGTACTGGTACGCCTATCGTTGGCGCGCCGGGAAACTTGCCAAGACGTACTTGGGCAAATCGGAAGAACTGACCCAGGAATGTTTCGAGCAAGCCAGCGCGCGCCTTGCCGGTCAAACGACACTGGCGCGGCTAGCGAGCCAATCCGATTCGGTTGACTTGACAACTCCGCTCATTCAGGTTGCCGATACCAGCCCTCCCCAGGCAACGACGAGCGAGTTGTCTTTTTTACCCCTGACCAAAATCAAACCCCCGACGTTGCCGCAAGACCTCGTCGCGCGTCCGCGCCTCACGCAGCAATTGACCGCGCCGGTGACGATTATCTACGCGCCGAGCGGATTTGGCAAGAGCACCTTGCTCAACGAATGGCGGCAAACGTGCGCGATGCCGGTTGCCTGGGTCTCGCTCGACGCGGACGACAATTCGCCGTCGCGTTTTTGGTCCACGGTCCTTTTGTCTCTGCGAACGAATTACCCGAACCTGGGTCACGCACTGCTCTCTCAACTCCAGATGTCCTCGGCTAGCGCAAGTTCCGAAATCGTCGTCGCGCTTTCGAATGAAATCGTACGGGTGATGGATGAAGAAAATCCTCCTCGCGGGATGGCGTTGATTTTGGACGACTATCACCACGTTCAACAGCCGGTCATTCACGCCTCACTTCAAACCTTGATCGAACATTTGCCGCCCGCATTGCGCTTGATAATTTCCAGTCACACCAAACCGCCGATCGTGCTAGGTCGTTTGCGTGCAAAGGGAATCGTCACCGAGTTAAAGACGGAGGATTTGCGCTTTACTGTGGAAGAAGGAATTGATTTCTTGTGGCGGCGCAATCCGAACCGGCGTTTGGCGTTCGGCGATATGCAAACGTTGGTCAAACGTACCGAGGGCTGGGTCGCCGGGCTTACGCTCGCAACATTAGCGTTGACGCAGTATAACGATCGGCAAGCGTTCATGGCGAATTTTTCCGGCGCGCACGCGTACCTGCACGAGTATTTCATGGAGAGCATCCTGCATCAACAATCGCCTGCCGTTCAAACGTTTCTCCTCCGGACGGCGGTGTTGAAACATTTGACCGGCGGTTTGTGCGATGCGGTGACCGGGCAAAACGATGGCGCGGAGATGTTGGCGCGTCTATGGCAAGAAAATCTTTTCCTCGTGCGCTTGGAAGAACAAGACTGGTATCGCTATCACGATTTGTTCGCCGAAATGTTGTGCAGTCAATTACAGGCGCAATTCCCCGGCGAGATTCGGCAGTTGCATCAGCGCGCGGCGGAATGGTATCGCACACAGAACGCGCCGGCCGAGGCGGTACATCATTTTCTCGCGATTGGCGAGTGGGAACAAGCCGCCGCGCTCATCGAAAGCGTGGCACTGCGCGAACTCGAACAGTTCGGCGAAGACTCGCGCTTACTCCAGTGGCTGCAACAATTGCCCGAGACGGTGATGCAACATCACAAGACCTTGCTGGCGGTCTTTGTGCGTCTGGCGAAGATGGCGTTATCGCAAACCGAAGTGGAACGCTTTTTGGCGCACACCGAAACGTCCATCGCGCGCAAGCCGCTGGCGGAACAGACGCGCGACGAGCAAGCCGTGTTACTCGAGATCCAGCGACTCAAGCGCGCGTGGGCGACGGGCGCGTCCGCCGAATTGCCGACGAACGGTGAACATGCCGAGGTGTGGCAAATGTTGAACGAGCTGGCGCGCTTTCGTCTCAACATGCGGCAACAACTCGATCAAGCGGAAGCCATCGCGCAAGAGGTATACGAAGCGGCGCAGGCGCGCCGCCATCTTTTTGTGATGTTGATGGCGGGCGGTACGTGCGCGTGTATCGCGGCATCCCGCGGCAATCTGCGGCGCAGTGAAAAGATCGCGCACCAGGTTTTGCAACAAGCCCTGGCGCGGCGCGGCAAATTGCCGGAACCGGCGAGCATCGCGCTCACGACAATGAGCCGCGTGTGCTACGAGCGCAACCAATTGGCGCACGCGCATCAACTTTTGCTGCGCGCGACCGAGGTGGACCCGAACCCCACCAGTTCGAATATGCGCGTGATGGTGGCGGTGACACGCGCGCTGATTCAATCCGCGGAGGGGAATCACGACGCCGCGCAAGTGACGATTCAAGCCGCGCTCGAATTGAATACCCAACGTCCGTCCGGCGCGTGGCTCAACCAGGATTTGATCGCGTACCAGGCGTTATTCGTTTTGCGGCAAGGCGACGGCGCGTCCGCCGAACGCCTGTTGAACGAAGCGGGCGAGGCAACCACGCACGCCTTTTCCAGGCGCGTCCAAGCCGAGATTCTGTTGGAGCACGACGCCGCGGGTGCTGAAGAAATTCTCAATGCCTTACTCGCGGAATACCCGCACGGTTTGTATCGAGAGCCGTTGATGGGTACGCGGATATTGTGCGCGCTCGCGTTGTTCAAGCAGAACAAACCGAATCAGGCGCGCCAAGCGATGACTGACGCGCTTCGGCTTGCCAGCCCGGAAGGATTCCTGCGCCCGTTCCTGGATTACGGGTCTCAGGTCGCGTCGTTGCTCACGCTCGTTCTGCACACTGGCAACCTGACCGGCGAAACGCAAATGTTTGCCAAACAACTTGTGCGTTTGCTTGGATCCGCCAATGGCGGATACACGCCCTTGCCCAAACACGAACTCGCCGCGCTCTCTACTGCCGCGTCCATTAGCGCGCGCGAGCAAGAAGTATTGCGTTTGGTGAGCGCGGGTTTATCGAACCAGGAAATCGCCGACTGCTTTTGCATTTCGACGTGCACGGTCAAGACGCACCTTGAAAATATCTATCGTAAACTCGGAGTGAATAGCCGGACGCAAGCCATCGCGCAGGCGCAGACGTTGAGACTGGTGTGAAAACTGGATGCCCCGCTCTGTCCGGGCACACGCCGCGTACCAACAGCAATCCCGCAATGAGCCGGGAACGTATTATCTAACAAAGGGCTGCCGCGAACACAGAGGAGGAAATATTTTCTCGCGGTGACTTGATGCGGTTTGTGTTTTCGGTGATAGGATTAAAGTCATCGCCAGGTTGGGCTATTGCCAAAATAATCGAATGGCGTATAATTCGGGCAGTAAGATCCCTCGCGGTCTTCCGGGAGCGCGAGGGAATGACGCCAAAGGTAGTGACTTTCTCAATGACGAGGAACTCTGTCGCATTCACCGTTCTGGTCCAACTCTAGAACGGTTTTCGTTTAATAGCGAGTCACATGCAAGCGCGACGAAATTGCAACACGACCGTTTTCCAATCCAGCAAAAAGGACCGATCAATTACCACATCGCCAACACAACCAATCAAGGAGCAGTTCGCTAATTCAAAACGATTGCTCTAATCGTCCTACACCAACTCCAACGCTACGTCCTGTTTCGTTCCCAGCATCGAGCATCGTCGCTAAAGCGCCGCACAGGCAGTTGCTCTATCGAAAAACGTGTCGCTCCCGGGAGGCATCTAGTTGCCCCCGGGATTTTTTGCAGATGTAACAGGAGAAATTACGATGAGTGACTTGATCAACCGATTAGATGCGCACACCGAGAGCCACAAGGCGAACGAGTGGAGCGGATCCTTCCGCGACTATCTCGCGATTGTCCACGCGAATGTTCACGCCGCCCAACTCGCGCATGCGCGCATTTACGAAATGGTGCGTTCCGCCGGGGTGGAAACCGATGAGACGACCGGCGCGGAAAAGTATCTCTTTTTCCAGAAGGATTTGTTCGGCGTGGACGAGGCGCTGGCGCAAATCATGGAGTATTTCAAAGCCGCGTCGCTCGGTTCGGACGTAGGGCGACGAATCTTGATGATTTACGGACCGCCATCGTCCGGCAAAAGTCAATTCGTGATTTTGCTCAAGCGTGGCTTGGAAGAATACACGCGCACTCCCATCGGCGCGGTCTACGCGATTGCCGATTGTCCGATGCACGAAGAACCACTTCACCTCGTTCCGCATTCGATCCGTCCTGATTTTCTGCATGAGTACAAAATCCAGATCGAGGGTGAACTTTGCCCACGCTGCGCGATGAACCTGACCAACAAATATCGCAACGATATTTACGCCGTCCCCGTCAAGCGCGTCTTTTTTTCCGAACGCGAACGCATGGGGATTGGCACGTTCGTCCCCGCTGACCCCAAATCCCAGGACATTACCGAGCTGGTCGGCTCGATTGATCTGGCGACGATTGGCGAGTACGGCTCGGAATCCGATCCGCGTGCGTATCGGTTCGACGGCGAACTGAATGTCGCCAACCGCGGACTGATGGAATTTATCGAAATGCTCAAGGCGGACGAGCGATTCTTGTACGTCCTGCTCACGCTCTCCCAGGAAAAAAATATC from Chloroflexota bacterium carries:
- a CDS encoding ABC transporter substrate-binding protein, with the translated sequence MLVGLVVVSACTTPTTAPTTAPTQPPAAAPTKAAAEPTKAAAAPTSAPAAATKAPAPTSAPVAPGQLPRNETLYIGGFQWGPPATFNPLAGVPAWPSTGIHEQIYETLFAFNVATGNLDPLLAKEYKFTDATTVVITLQNGTQWQDGKPLTTDDVVYTFGLAKTNKDLVYSDFWRYVTEMTSTGDRTIQLKLDPKVINPGIVKQRLATTRILPKHIWTEREKSGTALSQIVDNAPVGSGPYKLQVASAERVALVRDDNYWGKSIYGAPAPKYIVHPIFKSNDDGNLAFQRGEVDISQQFTPQIWLMWEQKKQPVGTWFKQEPYYIPGSIPMMHINTSKKGLDNLKVRRALAYSINYPLIAQTAMSRYSAPVQSSLILPTGGEAKYFNAEQTKSLGWEYNPAKAKEILEKELSAKKGADGIYVLPDGTRLGPWKVITPYGWTDWMTALSLVSQSAKEIGIDINTEFPEQPVVTSRVRNGDFDFALFGITGATPAAPWQRIRDMIDDRDVPDRGTQAFWNFGRFKPPAGTYELLDKAAAATDEATQKQLFGQLDKIFIENIPGIGLMYRPLEFYEFNETVWTGFPTSDNPWAPPMHQQAGIKILYKIKPK